In the Marinomonas algicola genome, one interval contains:
- a CDS encoding CoA-acylating methylmalonate-semialdehyde dehydrogenase yields the protein MNTIGHLINGQLVTTTQRLQDVYNPATGEVSKQVALASKETVEEAISAAQAAFPAWRDTPPIKRARVMFRYKELLEQNADKICELIGQEHGKICHDAAGELQRGIENVEFACGVPELLKGEFSKNVGPNIDSWSEFQPLGVVAGITPFNFPAMVPMWMFPLAIACGNTFILKPSERDPSSTLFLAQLLKEAGLPDGVLNLVNGDKEAVDVLLTDDRIKAVSFVGSTPIAEYIYATASANGKRCQALGGAKNHAIVMPDADIDNAVNQLLGAAFGSSGERCMALSVAVAVGDEAADTLVEKMQTAIQNLTVGEHSDKSNDFGPVITREHQQKVVGYINSAETDGAKVVVDGRSPSVSGFENGFFVGATLIDCVTPSMQSYQEEIFGPVLQVVRVATMEEAMKLINDHEYGNGTCIFTRDGEAARYFSTHIQVGMVGINVPLPVPVAYHSFGGWKRSLFGDLHAYGPDGVRFYTKRKTITQRWPSSGVREGVSFAFPS from the coding sequence ATGAACACCATCGGACACCTAATCAATGGTCAATTAGTCACCACTACTCAGCGCCTACAAGATGTTTATAACCCAGCGACAGGTGAGGTTTCAAAGCAGGTAGCCTTAGCCTCTAAAGAAACAGTAGAAGAAGCCATTTCAGCAGCACAAGCGGCCTTCCCTGCGTGGCGTGATACGCCACCGATTAAAAGAGCCAGAGTCATGTTTCGCTATAAAGAATTGCTAGAACAAAACGCGGATAAAATTTGTGAGTTGATAGGTCAAGAGCATGGAAAAATTTGTCATGATGCGGCTGGTGAGCTACAACGGGGCATTGAAAATGTAGAATTTGCATGTGGTGTACCTGAACTTTTAAAAGGTGAGTTCAGTAAAAATGTTGGACCCAATATTGATTCCTGGAGTGAGTTTCAGCCTTTAGGTGTCGTAGCTGGCATTACCCCTTTTAATTTCCCTGCCATGGTTCCTATGTGGATGTTTCCGCTTGCCATTGCATGTGGCAATACCTTCATTCTAAAACCTTCGGAACGAGACCCTAGTTCGACTCTGTTTCTTGCGCAATTATTAAAAGAAGCAGGTTTGCCAGATGGCGTACTAAACCTTGTTAACGGTGATAAAGAAGCCGTTGATGTATTACTGACTGATGACCGAATTAAAGCCGTAAGTTTTGTAGGTTCAACTCCAATTGCCGAATACATTTATGCTACAGCCAGCGCCAATGGCAAGCGTTGTCAAGCATTAGGAGGGGCTAAAAACCACGCAATTGTGATGCCTGATGCGGATATAGACAATGCGGTAAACCAACTTTTAGGCGCTGCCTTTGGCTCCTCCGGTGAGCGATGCATGGCGTTGTCAGTTGCTGTCGCCGTTGGAGACGAAGCCGCAGATACTTTGGTCGAAAAAATGCAAACCGCTATACAAAACCTAACTGTGGGTGAACACAGTGACAAAAGTAATGATTTTGGCCCCGTCATTACTCGTGAACACCAGCAAAAGGTTGTCGGCTATATTAACAGTGCTGAAACGGATGGCGCTAAAGTGGTCGTTGATGGCCGATCGCCTAGCGTCTCTGGCTTTGAAAACGGTTTTTTTGTGGGGGCAACACTTATTGACTGTGTAACACCTTCCATGCAAAGTTACCAAGAGGAAATTTTTGGTCCCGTTCTGCAAGTCGTTCGTGTCGCGACGATGGAAGAGGCGATGAAACTTATTAATGACCATGAGTACGGAAACGGTACGTGTATCTTCACCCGTGACGGGGAAGCCGCGCGCTATTTCTCAACTCATATTCAAGTAGGTATGGTAGGTATTAATGTACCGCTCCCTGTACCGGTTGCATACCATAGCTTTGGCGGCTGGAAACGTTCGTTATTTGGAGACCTTCATGCCTACGGACCTGATGGCGTTCGCTTTTATACTAAACGCAAAACGATCACACAACGCTGGCCTTCTAGCGGCGTACGTGAGGGCGTCTCTTTTGCCTTCCCTAGCTAA
- a CDS encoding LysR substrate-binding domain-containing protein, producing the protein MKKKLPPFNWLRSFEVSARYLNFTQAAQELNMTQAAVSQQIKGLEAQLGTELFKRLPRGLELTKSGRAYIPIVHESIERLIEVTDELFGQGQTRPLTIRSSLIFFTTWLAPRLGRFRRMHPHVKLRLPTNIWLEELDKESDMEIRYGMGDRPGVNCHRLTWDHLIPVCSPALLIAPIPLVSPNQLSEHTLLHVDGYNEGWAYWLNKTGFQNIDSSQGIHFDTLISALEVAKSGEGIVLGRSSLIKEMIATGQLVAPFEPKLPTCEAFYLVSSNRDVEHPHAELFQAWILDEVEQLKSTDNSFGMW; encoded by the coding sequence ATGAAAAAAAAACTTCCTCCTTTTAATTGGCTCAGATCATTTGAAGTGTCTGCACGCTACTTAAACTTCACGCAAGCAGCTCAAGAACTTAACATGACCCAAGCCGCCGTCAGTCAACAAATAAAAGGGTTAGAGGCTCAATTAGGGACTGAGCTTTTTAAACGTTTGCCAAGGGGCTTAGAGCTCACTAAATCAGGACGCGCTTACATTCCAATAGTGCATGAATCTATAGAGCGACTTATCGAAGTGACAGATGAACTCTTTGGACAAGGGCAGACCAGGCCATTAACCATTCGCTCTAGTTTGATTTTTTTTACAACTTGGCTAGCACCCCGACTCGGGCGTTTTAGAAGAATGCACCCTCATGTAAAGTTAAGATTACCGACTAATATCTGGCTGGAAGAGCTCGACAAAGAGTCAGACATGGAAATTCGTTACGGAATGGGTGACCGTCCTGGTGTGAATTGCCACAGACTCACATGGGATCACCTAATTCCGGTGTGCAGCCCTGCCCTTTTAATTGCTCCGATACCGCTCGTTTCCCCAAACCAACTTTCTGAGCACACTTTGCTTCATGTTGATGGATATAACGAAGGGTGGGCTTATTGGCTTAACAAAACAGGGTTCCAAAATATTGACTCGTCTCAAGGCATTCATTTTGATACATTAATTTCAGCACTCGAAGTCGCCAAATCTGGAGAAGGTATCGTATTAGGAAGAAGTTCTTTGATTAAAGAAATGATCGCTACAGGTCAATTGGTTGCTCCGTTTGAACCAAAACTCCCAACCTGTGAAGCATTTTATTTAGTAAGCTCTAATCGAGACGTTGAACATCCCCATGCTGAATTGTTTCAAGCATGGATTTTAGATGAAGTTGAGCAGTTAAAAAGTACCGATAATAGTTTTGGTATGTGGTAA